In one Dermatophilaceae bacterium Sec6.4 genomic region, the following are encoded:
- a CDS encoding type II secretion system F family protein yields the protein MTWFPPLLLGLGLFCIWWSFWPRPEQLIASTTPTWRDKLSDAIAQSGVGAISANQLLVVALAIWLLVFLLVMAAVGVVPIALAFSMICGYGPIALIRGRARRRRTQMRELWPDVVDHIGSAVRAGMALPESLAQLSTRGPEELRPAFLDFAHDYRATGDFQSCLDALKTRLSDPVADRLVESLRIAREVGGTDLGRLLRTLSAFLRDDGRTRSELEARQSWTVNAARLALAAPWLVLAMLATRGTSLQAYQTPTGVVVLVVGAGISALAYQIMRRIGRLPDEVRVMR from the coding sequence ATGACCTGGTTTCCGCCGCTACTCCTGGGGTTGGGGCTGTTCTGCATCTGGTGGTCGTTCTGGCCCCGGCCCGAGCAACTCATTGCGTCCACCACGCCGACCTGGCGGGACAAGTTGTCCGACGCGATTGCGCAGAGTGGAGTCGGTGCGATCAGTGCCAACCAACTCCTCGTCGTCGCGCTCGCTATCTGGCTGCTGGTGTTTTTATTGGTGATGGCGGCAGTTGGCGTCGTCCCCATCGCACTCGCCTTCTCGATGATCTGCGGGTACGGGCCCATTGCGCTGATCAGAGGTCGCGCCCGTCGGCGGCGTACCCAGATGCGCGAGTTGTGGCCGGACGTGGTCGATCACATCGGTTCTGCAGTACGTGCGGGAATGGCGCTCCCGGAATCCCTGGCGCAACTGTCCACGAGGGGGCCCGAGGAACTTCGGCCGGCATTTCTGGACTTTGCACACGACTACCGGGCCACCGGTGACTTCCAGAGTTGTCTCGATGCGCTCAAGACCCGTCTCAGCGATCCCGTGGCCGATCGCCTCGTGGAGTCCCTGCGGATCGCCCGCGAGGTGGGCGGTACGGATCTGGGTCGACTGCTGCGCACCCTGTCGGCGTTTCTACGCGATGACGGGCGCACCCGTTCGGAGTTGGAGGCACGGCAGAGCTGGACGGTCAACGCGGCACGGTTGGCTCTTGCCGCCCCCTGGCTGGTCCTGGCGATGCTCGCGACGAGGGGCACGTCGCTGCAGGCGTACCAGACGCCGACCGGAGTGGTCGTGCTGGTGGTCGGTGCGGGCATCTCGGCGCTCGCCTACCAGATAATGCGCCGGATCGGTCGGCTGCCGGATGAAGTGCGGGTCATGAGATGA
- a CDS encoding phosphoribosyltransferase: MTSFCFPFAADQRGNKLERFLVRDYSEASDVLLLLCGPDEVASQIVAAARGACQAKALSPTGKQNWTHAFYFSRGVPSSVSDLCNDLTTWLTIPARPDIDISLSLDWYKQPCDDGGLADTRAGQLIAFTKYATYPQASGSRKARIELVNALAEVISNHPVFADAELVSSPPGSKGDGTSFGEQLGRDVAKKAARKFVPMNGPAREPQKELIARHVRDDFELSEVVDRPIVLIDDVFHTGVTLESAARAARRAGAPTVLALTAARTLRR, encoded by the coding sequence GTGACTTCCTTCTGCTTTCCGTTCGCCGCGGACCAGCGAGGTAACAAACTAGAGCGGTTCCTCGTTCGCGACTATTCCGAAGCGTCGGACGTTCTACTGTTGCTGTGCGGCCCCGACGAGGTGGCTTCCCAAATTGTGGCTGCGGCTAGAGGCGCGTGCCAGGCCAAGGCGCTCAGTCCCACGGGTAAACAGAACTGGACGCATGCGTTTTACTTCTCTCGGGGTGTTCCGTCGAGCGTCTCCGATCTGTGCAACGACCTCACTACGTGGCTGACGATCCCGGCGCGCCCGGACATCGACATTTCTCTGAGTCTCGACTGGTACAAGCAACCTTGCGACGATGGTGGCTTAGCCGACACACGCGCAGGTCAGCTCATCGCTTTCACCAAGTACGCGACATACCCGCAGGCATCGGGTTCGCGGAAAGCGCGGATAGAGCTAGTGAATGCCTTGGCGGAAGTGATCAGCAACCACCCCGTGTTCGCAGACGCGGAACTCGTCTCCTCGCCGCCAGGAAGCAAAGGGGATGGCACCAGCTTCGGAGAACAGCTCGGACGCGACGTCGCCAAGAAAGCAGCTAGGAAATTCGTGCCGATGAACGGACCAGCACGTGAACCGCAGAAGGAGCTAATCGCTCGCCATGTGCGCGACGACTTCGAGTTGAGCGAAGTCGTCGATCGTCCGATCGTTCTGATTGACGACGTTTTTCATACTGGTGTCACTTTGGAGTCAGCCGCTCGTGCTGCTCGTCGCGCAGGTGCACCAACGGTACTTGCGCTGACCGCTGCGAGGACGTTGAGGCGGTGA
- a CDS encoding DNA-processing protein DprA, giving the protein MGDFLQLALTAFECLRTPSRITAGLCDGGIATLEEAYVGMLPDVRAGVDQKAHEMRQAGIGAVIFSAPDYPSSLVSNRRPIAPIIFYRGNRDLLYTDGIGMCGSRHVSPRGLDAASRCGELATQKGLTVVSGYAAGVDTATHLAALRDGGSTVVVLAEGIDHFRIKRAFAADFDWDRVLVLSQFVPSQPWRAHAAMARNGIIFGLPKALLVVEAGEKGGTLAAGEGALKFGRAVITVDFGDDTPLGNRVLIEKGARAVRTPPQLRAAFDDVRSSTPVVQLPTLF; this is encoded by the coding sequence GTGGGTGATTTCCTTCAACTAGCGCTCACGGCGTTCGAATGCCTTCGGACGCCGTCACGCATCACCGCTGGGCTCTGCGACGGTGGCATCGCGACTCTTGAGGAGGCGTATGTCGGCATGCTGCCTGATGTGCGTGCAGGCGTTGACCAGAAGGCCCACGAGATGCGGCAGGCTGGCATCGGCGCTGTCATCTTTTCTGCACCCGACTACCCAAGCAGCCTGGTATCTAATCGACGTCCTATCGCTCCAATCATCTTTTACCGCGGCAATAGAGACCTCCTGTACACCGACGGCATCGGGATGTGCGGCTCGCGGCACGTCAGCCCTCGGGGGCTCGACGCGGCGTCCCGTTGCGGCGAACTCGCCACGCAGAAGGGTCTAACAGTGGTTTCTGGCTACGCCGCTGGCGTCGACACGGCCACCCACCTCGCCGCGTTGCGAGACGGAGGCAGCACTGTCGTGGTGCTCGCCGAGGGCATCGACCACTTCCGCATAAAGCGCGCGTTCGCGGCCGACTTCGATTGGGACCGCGTTCTCGTGCTCTCGCAGTTCGTTCCGTCGCAACCGTGGCGCGCGCACGCAGCCATGGCGAGGAACGGGATCATCTTCGGCCTTCCGAAGGCACTTCTGGTTGTCGAGGCTGGTGAGAAAGGTGGCACCCTCGCTGCTGGCGAGGGTGCCTTAAAATTCGGACGAGCCGTGATCACGGTAGATTTCGGCGACGACACGCCTCTAGGCAACCGCGTCCTCATCGAGAAAGGCGCCCGCGCGGTGAGGACGCCGCCCCAGTTGAGGGCGGCCTTCGACGACGTACGGTCGTCAACTCCCGTGGTGCAGCTACCCACCTTGTTCTAA
- a CDS encoding XRE family transcriptional regulator — protein MSDVAHRRMVKLVREAKGWSQRDLAENVEPPMSQAFISKVEAGLIDLTGESLSKVADALNCPVDLLTDDTPIQGLEVTCLHHRRHHSKINAITKRRIEALTHLTRVTVEGFLGDIELVPEVQLVRLSIEEHGSPADIAQIVRTMWRVPSGPIENVMGLVEAAGVIVVTRDLGSQAQAATTTWPHDQDRPPILVLNAGIEPDRQRYTLAHELGHLIMHPLPSEDQEKEADEFAAVFLAPAEDIEDQLVGLTTRDFPRLLELKAQWGMSVAALIRRARDLDQISDRQYREFNIKLSKLGWRTREPGTLVVERPRSLARVIEVHRVDHGYSEGNLATVALMNTSALHHHYGGPKAPPSTSLRLVRE, from the coding sequence GTGAGCGACGTAGCTCACCGGCGCATGGTGAAACTCGTCCGAGAGGCCAAAGGCTGGTCTCAACGAGACCTAGCCGAAAATGTCGAGCCGCCCATGAGCCAGGCCTTTATTTCCAAAGTCGAGGCTGGCCTCATCGACCTGACAGGGGAATCCCTGTCCAAAGTCGCAGATGCACTGAACTGCCCCGTAGACCTCCTCACCGACGACACCCCGATCCAAGGGCTAGAAGTCACCTGCCTGCACCACCGGCGTCATCACTCGAAGATCAACGCGATCACCAAGCGGCGCATCGAAGCGCTCACACACCTGACGCGGGTCACCGTCGAAGGATTTCTCGGCGACATCGAACTCGTTCCTGAAGTGCAACTTGTACGCCTGTCAATCGAGGAGCACGGCAGCCCAGCCGACATCGCTCAGATTGTCCGCACCATGTGGAGGGTTCCATCCGGGCCGATCGAGAACGTGATGGGCCTCGTCGAAGCCGCGGGCGTCATCGTGGTCACTCGCGACCTCGGCTCCCAGGCGCAAGCCGCGACCACAACATGGCCGCACGACCAAGATCGCCCTCCGATCCTTGTGCTGAACGCCGGTATCGAACCGGACCGGCAGCGATACACACTCGCCCACGAGCTAGGGCACCTGATCATGCATCCCCTCCCAAGCGAAGACCAGGAGAAAGAGGCTGACGAGTTCGCGGCAGTGTTCCTCGCGCCAGCGGAAGACATCGAAGACCAACTCGTAGGACTCACCACCCGTGACTTCCCACGGCTCCTGGAACTGAAGGCCCAGTGGGGGATGTCGGTGGCCGCACTAATACGCCGTGCGCGGGATCTAGACCAGATCAGCGATCGTCAATACCGCGAATTCAATATCAAGTTGAGCAAACTGGGCTGGCGAACACGTGAGCCGGGGACCCTCGTCGTGGAGAGGCCCCGGTCTCTTGCCCGAGTAATCGAAGTGCACCGGGTCGATCACGGCTACTCAGAAGGAAACCTCGCCACGGTCGCCCTCATGAACACATCTGCACTCCATCACCACTACGGCGGACCAAAAGCGCCACCCAGCACGTCACTGAGGCTGGTCCGCGAATGA
- a CDS encoding tyrosine-type recombinase/integrase translates to MSAATGKVRAAAARLPSGERTHTVCGTDGLPQPVVEEFLEHLRTSQASPHTVQAYARGMAAWWSLLEDRRYDWADIPSGAMSEFLRYLRTGDLPSVSRVGADPTWLSPASVQQRLAAVQAFYQWSASAYDDVASVRRLRRVSHRSGRYAPMLAGVGPPRSRMGPIARVRSTQGGRPPLLTPEQVDAIVRVAGTPYGPTGQLRATRDRLFFAMLPETGLRIGEALSLRHCDWHVGRGDTPHIEVVPRQDHPHGARVKNNRHRRLYVSDELEAAYSAYVWALVDAGIDLDIENLSQHWVFVNVAAGPRWQAMRPETIYDRVESITRKLGDRVPAGWSPHWMRHTHATALLLSGTQPHVVMRRLGHADIQTTISTYGWVTEDAEMRALSGWRKYAHGWEDLT, encoded by the coding sequence ATGAGTGCAGCAACAGGGAAAGTGAGGGCGGCCGCCGCACGGCTGCCCAGTGGTGAGCGCACGCACACCGTGTGCGGCACCGATGGCCTGCCGCAGCCAGTCGTCGAGGAGTTCTTGGAACACTTGCGCACCAGCCAGGCCTCACCCCACACGGTGCAGGCGTACGCGCGCGGCATGGCGGCGTGGTGGTCACTCCTGGAGGACCGAAGGTATGACTGGGCCGACATCCCGAGTGGGGCGATGAGCGAGTTCTTGCGGTATCTGAGGACCGGTGACCTCCCCTCGGTTTCCCGCGTAGGAGCAGACCCGACGTGGCTTTCCCCCGCCAGCGTCCAGCAACGTCTCGCGGCGGTGCAGGCCTTCTATCAATGGTCAGCCAGCGCGTATGACGATGTTGCATCGGTGCGGAGGCTGCGACGTGTCTCGCATCGGTCCGGTCGGTATGCGCCAATGCTCGCCGGGGTCGGTCCACCCCGGTCGCGGATGGGCCCGATCGCGCGCGTCCGCTCCACTCAGGGCGGGCGCCCACCGTTGCTGACACCCGAGCAGGTCGATGCGATCGTGCGTGTCGCGGGCACACCGTACGGCCCAACTGGCCAGCTGCGTGCCACGCGAGACCGGCTGTTCTTCGCGATGCTCCCCGAGACCGGACTGCGTATCGGGGAGGCACTGAGCTTGCGACATTGCGACTGGCACGTTGGCCGCGGCGACACCCCTCACATTGAGGTGGTGCCCCGGCAGGATCACCCCCACGGGGCTCGCGTAAAAAACAACCGGCACCGGCGCCTCTACGTCAGCGATGAACTGGAGGCTGCGTACTCAGCGTACGTGTGGGCGTTGGTTGATGCGGGGATCGACCTCGACATCGAAAACCTCTCTCAACACTGGGTTTTCGTGAACGTTGCCGCCGGGCCGCGCTGGCAAGCAATGCGACCGGAAACGATCTACGACCGGGTCGAGTCGATTACCCGAAAGTTAGGAGACCGCGTACCTGCCGGGTGGTCCCCGCACTGGATGAGGCACACACACGCGACCGCGTTACTGCTGTCCGGCACCCAACCTCACGTCGTGATGCGCCGCCTCGGCCACGCCGACATCCAGACCACCATCTCGACGTACGGCTGGGTGACCGAGGACGCTGAGATGCGGGCACTGTCGGGCTGGCGAAAGTACGCCCACGGGTGGGAGGACCTCACATGA